Below is a window of Salvelinus fontinalis isolate EN_2023a chromosome 14, ASM2944872v1, whole genome shotgun sequence DNA.
actgttaaatagccatcactagcacagagaggctggtgcctatatacacagacttgaaataatttgccactttaataaatggaaaactagtcactttaataatgtcactttaatcatgtttacatatcttgcattactcatctcatatgaatatactgtattctatactattctactgtatcttagtctatgcgactctgacattgctcgtccatatttatatattcttaattccatttgtgtgtattgggtatatgttgagaaactgttagatattgctgcactgtcggaactagaagcacaagcatttcgctacacccacaataacatctgctaaacacgtgtatgtgaccaataagatttgatttacagttgaaaccgggattcatctatATAGAGCACTCTTCTCCAGCGtaccagtggccattgaaggtgagcatttgcccacggaggtcggttacgacgccgaactgcagtcaggtcaagaccctggtgaggattaCGAGCACGCAGATAAGCTtcactgagacggtttctgacagtttgtgccaaaatgatttggttgtgcaaacccacagtttcatcagaagatcccgcaggtgaagatgtGGCGGATgtgccggatgtggaggtcctgggatgACGTGGTTAAGCGTGGTCTGCAGCTGTGAGGcctgttggatgtactgccaaattctctaaaatgaggtTGGAGGCAGCTGATGGTAGAGAAAATTAACATTGAATTCGCTGAcgactctggtggacattcctgcaagtcagcatgccaattagcatgtgttgtgtgacataactgcacattttagagtggccattttactgcccccagcacaagatgcacctgtgtaatgatcatgctgtttaatcagctacttgatatgccacacctatcaggtggatggattctcttggcaaaggagaaatgctcactaacagggatgtaaatacatttgtgcccaaaatttaagagaaataagatttttgtgtgtatggGAAATTTCTTGTGTTTTGTGTTCTTGTGTTTCACATCCCagtgttttgtatacgtgtttgttttgggtgtattaaaaaccCAGATTATGTATTCCTGAGCCTGTCTCCAAATCCTTTATACCTGTGTGACATTTCtgggaacttttatttcagctcatgaaacatgggaccaacactatatgttgcgtttatatttttgttcagtatagttttatataaactacccactgggcacagacgtcagttcagcgtgtagttttgatttacatttggttgagttgtcaacaacatgaattcaacatgaaatcaacataacatttcaccatgtcattggattttggTTAAAAGTTCGGTGAAAAAAAGACAATGCCCTTACATTGATGATTTTTTGCAAATCCTATacattttccatgttgattcaatgtCCTCACATAGATATTTtcggttgaaatgacatggaaacaacattgattcaacctgTTTTTTCCCGCAGTGGGATAGTTCTATAACAGCAAAAATCAAGTATTTCTTAAACTATTTTATCTCAGTAATTTAACAGCATTATTTTCATGAAACCCTTTCTTATTCATCAAAACAACCATTGGTGTGAAATGAGACAGAATCTTGGCAGTATCAGACACCACTGCATCACATTATGACTGTGAGGACAGCCATTTGTTGATAGAATCACAGTGTTCATAGCATATTCCATTCCCGCTTGACCCACGGAACACTAATAGTCATTACTCTGATACAATATGCTTGGACTTTCCTCTGATGCTGTCCCGGTTACATAACTCTGCTTTGTCAAAATGAAAGTGCACTTTAGCCTATATTTAGAAATAGGGGGGTTGAGATGAGGAAGTTTAATCAAGTTGGTGCATGGTTCTGTTTTATACCACCTAGATTAACAGTATTTCCAGAACATTTAACTGAACTATGATGGTACTTATGTTAAATAGAGTTCCCTCCCCCCAAATGTTTTTCAACCTAAGCTCTTTTGAGGATAGTTGTAATTGACTAAATATAATGTTTATGCTACATCAGAGTATAGTCATTGAAAAAATGTACAGTATAAAGTATTCCTTGTTTTAgtattgtgtgtgtttatattaCTGTCAGTAACACGTCTGTCCCATTATGGCTGGTGTGCGTAAGGACAGAAAGAATTTCAATGATTTACACGTGATTCAAACTAAATGTGCCCACCATTTCTGATGCATCTATGCAAGTCTGGATCTGGAGGTCCAACTCTGTTGTATTGAATTTGAAGGCCTCTAgatatcaaataaaaaaatatcaacCACTAATCTTCCCTAATATGCCTTGTTttatttgaaacacacacacatctagattTCCAAGGTTGTCCTATTGATTGTTTGTTTCACTGTGACCACACGAACAGCTTTCTTTCCAGGTCACAGTGTTTCAGTGACAGAGTGAAGTGGATTGATCATATGTCATGTTCTCCTGCCTCCTCACGGGACAAGGACTGACCGGCTTCATGTGGTCTCTTCATCACTATGAATGGAGctgtcataacgctcaggaaggagacgcgttctgtctcctagagataaacatactttggtgtgaaaagtgcaaatcaatcccagaacaacagcaaaggacaaaaaagccagactacggtttgcaactgcacatggcgacaaagatcgtactttttggagaaatgtcctctggtctgatgaaacaagaatataactgtttggccataatgaccatcattatgtttggaggaaaaaaggggaggcttgcaagctgaagagcaccatctcaaccgtgaaacatgggggtggcagcatcatgttgtgggggtgctttgctgcaagagggactggtgcacttcataaaatagatggcttcatgaggaagtaaaatgatgtggatatattgaagcaacatctcaagacatcagtcaggaagttaaagcttggtcgcaaatgggtcttccaaatggacaatgaccccaagcatacttccaaagttgtgggaaaatggcttaagaacaacaaagtcaaggtattggagtggccatcacaaagccctgacctcaatcctgtagaagatttgtggtcagaactgaaaaagcgtgagtgagcaaggaggcctacaaacctgactcagttacaccagctctgtcaggatgaatgggccaaaattcacccaacttattgtggggagcttgtggaaggctatctgaaacgtttgacccaagttaaacaatttaaaggcaatgctaacaaatactaattgagtgtatgtaaacttctgacccattgggaatgtgatgatagaaataaaagctgaaataaatcattctctctactattattctgacatttcacattgttaaaataaagtggtgatcctaactgacctaagacagggaatatttactaggattaaatgtcaggagttgtgaaaaactgagtttaaatgtatttggctaaggtgtatgtaaacttccgacttcaactgtatatatttccacactatgaggttggaatagcACTATGAAATtctgaaaattatgataatgcccctttaagtgtaagagctgtttgaaaaggccgtctgaaatttcagcctgttgtgGTGGAATAGAGGTTTGTCGTTTCACGGTGATGTCACcatgtggtaaattagttaatagaccaatattAACTAATTAACTCATtaacaaacctctctgccaataacagctacttttcagttttcccctccccactcagaccactcccagacagtcctagaatttgttttgagaaattgctcttttaTAAGAAGCAATATTTGTTTCTATTTGACCATTTTTTATTGAAAAATAATCACAGTAAGGcacttcattgttacccagaaattatttgatattgagataacaACTGATGCATTGGACCTTTCAGGAAACCATCTTGAGTTTGATTTAAACCAGCAGAGGGGGTTGTTATTCACaaccacaggagagagagagactgactaaAGGCCACGCAATGAGAGGCCATGAGTTGGGTAATTCCTCCGTGACATACTTGGAATTGTAAGGGGGTgtgttaaatgtattttttttaccctGTTGGTATCCCTCCCTATTCCAAATTATAAATCCACAGACTCTGGACTCTGGGCTGACCAGACCCATCATCCCCACATAGCATAGCAGGACTAAGGGAAGTTACAGTTTAGCTCAAATCAGTTCCTTACAGTTTTTTTATTCAGCCTATCCAACACAAAAATGTATCTCATTCTGTTATGGGTATTGATACTACCAGTAACAGGTAAGCAGTGATTCTATTTTTATCATTAACACTTCACAATCAATGTGACATGCCTTCAaactatgtactgtaggtagcctACTGTGTGGCAGTGTATGGCATTTTAATAGGATTGTGGGTAGCCTTGGGATGTAAACTCATCTGAAAATGTCAGTATTGTACTTAACGATATGTACATATTTAAATGCAGCCGTAGTAGGCGAAATATGATAGTTTACTAATAGGCTTATAACCTAGAATTCAAATTGAATTAAAAAACATAAACGATCTTGAAGTTTCCTTAATAACCTACTTTATAGTTTTGAAAAATGTTATTAATTATGAATGGGAATTCTAATTCATTGTTATTTTTCATTTCAGCATTTGCATTTCATATGGAGCTAAAACCAAAGAGTGGACTTTTGAAAGTTGGTGATAGGCATGAGCTGCAATGCTCGGTGAAGGATTGCAATGAAAAGGTTACCATCTCCTGGGCATTGCTGGAGGATAAGCCAATGTTTGCGAAAATACACACCTCCGGGTCGGAATCAGTGGCGGTCTTTGACCCTGTGGAGAAAGCACATGATGACACACTTCTCTGCAAAGGCAGTTGCGGAGAATCGACCAAACAACACCGTGCGGTTGTCAAAGTATACTGTACGTCCAATCAACTGCCTTCAGAATAAGCCATCATCAGCCATTGTTATAAGCCAATAGAAATGTATAATACATGCTTATAAGTTCTTTATTCATTGTTATAAATATTCTGAATGCTTATGAATTGTAATGCTTGTCATGCTTAAATGATTATACATGACATTCTAATTTATTAATAAATTGTTTATTAATGCTTTAATAATCATGCAATGTATTGTAAAGTAATTACTGAATTAAATCAGTCCAATTGAATCAGTTTTAAATGTACATGTTTAAAGTAGGCCTTTGAATTTGAATTTCAAACACGTGTGGCTGCATGCAATAAGATCGCAATTTGATATTCCAGCATTTCCAGAGGCCCCTGTCATATCAGGCCATGACCGACTTCTCTTGGGCCAGACCAACACTCTGACATGTGAGGTGACAGACGCTTATCCTGCAGAGCACCTGAGGCTTGAGTGGCTGCGAGGAGACAGCATGCTCCAGACAGATGCAGAGTCTGTGGTGTCCACCTACACGTTCACGCCCACCCCCGAGGACAAAGAGGCGAGCATCACCTGCAGAGCCACTCACGATCAGGAGGGTGTGCCTGATGATGAGAAGACCAAGGAAACCTCTGTTTCTCTCACAGTGCTTTGTAAGTTATTACTGCAGCGTAACTGTTAGGCAAAGGGAAGCTGCTAGTGATAGATTGAAGAATGATTGACGTTATATGATTAATATCAAATGACCCATATAAGCACTGATCTTAAAGTCAGTTGTCACGCTCATCGTTAGGAGAAATTTTAATGAACACGAATAATCTAACAACAAAACAcgagaacgaaacgaaacagtcctgaacggtgaacatacacaaacacaggaacaggaacaatcacccacaacccacaatacaaaacaggctacctaaatatggctcccaatcagagacaacgacaaacacctgcctctgattgagaaccaaatcaggccaaacacatagaaatagacaaaccagacaaacaacatagaatgtccactcagatcacaccctgaccaaacaaaacatagaaacatacaagcaaactctggtcagggcgtgacatcagtgTTGTTTAGGCAGTTATCCTGCAACGACCAAATGTCATCCATAGTTCACAATTGAGGCCTACAACAACAACATAATTTATATGTCTTTTTTTTTCCAGATGCACCACAGATTACGTCAATATCTGAGCTGACTGTTGTGAGAGTTGGCTCCAGTCCCACATTGTTGTGCCATGCTGAAGGGAACCCCAGACCAGAGATACAGTGGAAGGCCATTGGTTCGCACGGACAGGCTGTCATAGTAGGGCAGAGCGAGGAGCTTGTCCTTACAGAGATTACACTGGTGGATTCTGGTCAATATGAGTGTGTGGCGAGCAACACCCTTGGAAACATCACAGCCAGCGTGAACGTCATTGTTGAAGGTAGGATAATAACTACCTGAATTTCTAAAAATGAAAATGAATTTCTCCTTGGTCTTGTATTTTGGATAAGTTTTGTTTGGTGTCACTCTATGATAGTGTCATAGTAAGGAGTAATCTTTATAGCTTTGTCTAAAAAGTCTGTTTTGGGGGAGCAATCTCAATAAAACAACCTCTTAAATTGCGAGCTAAACTTCTGTCTTATGTTATCTATCCTTGATGACCTTCCCCTCTGGTAGCTCCCCCAACAAACACCTCCATCAAAGTAAGCCCAGCCAGTAAGGTGAAAGAAGGGGAGAACGTGACGGTGTCCTGCCTGTCAGACGGAGCTCCGGTGGGACGGATGGTGCTGAGGAGGTTCtctgaggaccaggatgtagctCTTCAGTCCAGCAACGGCTCCTCCAcctccttcaccctctcctctgccctgctAGCAGACTCTGCTCTCTACCAGTGCGAGGCCTTCAATGAGCACGGCAGCCAGAAAGTCAGCACCTTGCTCTTCGTTGAaggtgagatttaaaaaaaaattatatttgggTAACATAACATTGTAAGTTGACTTTAGGCTTTGTGCAGTAGTTATTGTAACTACTTTGGTAACCAAATTAGAATTACACAATTGTAGCGTTGTACATGAAACAATGGCTGGATTCTAATAATGGAAACTGGAAAAATGATGTTTCAAAATAGTTGCCAGTATAGTTAGAGTTTATTACATGTAGGCCTAATTACACCCATATAACTGCATAATATATTTTAATGTAAAGTGTAACCTAAAGCTGTACTGTTGTGCTGCAAAAATACTCCTTCAGTTGAACTATAACAACGTACAGATAAGTCATGTAACAGACATGTCCTGAAGAAAAGGGGAAATTTGTCTTAGTAAACGCACTGAAACCCAATTTCCCTGGGGAGCAAACAGTGTTGAGTCACCAAGCCATTGAGTCACCAAGCCTCGTCTGTGTACAAGAGCCCTAGAAAAGTGACACCCCAGATAACAGAAATAGTCAATGTTCTGTTCACATGCATACAGACGTTTGAGGGACTCCAATGTGGATTGCTGTTATTTTTACTCCGTGTATGTGTTTCCCACCTCCGGGTGCGATGACATGAGTGGGTTTGAATACAGGAGCTACTCAGAGTAATAATTAAAACCATTACTGGGATGAAGTAGTAGATGATAAAGATTATAATGAGGATCATAATCATGTGGAGTAGAGGGCTATGGCTAAATGTTCATTTATTTACCGATCAGCTGATTTCTATAATGTTACCTGCCTTTGTGATGTAGCTTGACTCTTTTTAATATACTCTTATGTTTGCTTCGTTTTTTCTGTTGTGGATTTAGTTGTGGCTAGATTTGATTTCGCTAAGAGATTTTCTTGCGGGATAGTGAATTGGTTTTATTTGAATTGAATTAACTGAACTGAATTTAACTGAAATGGAGCAGAATCCAATTGAACTTGATTTCTATTCAACTGAATTGAGCAGAGGAGTCATCTATCCTTTCTCCTGTGGTTCTGTTCTCTCAGCGTATCCCCTGGAGGTGGAGATGGTATCGGGGGTGATGGCTGAGATGGGATCCAAACTGGTGCTCTCCTGCCTGGCTTCGGGCTGTCCCCAGCCAGCCTTCTCCTGGAGCAGCATGCTGGGCATGCCCGTCCACAGCCACGCACGCAACCAGGACTCCCTCTCCCAGCTCCACCTGGGCCCACTTGGGCTGGCCCATGAGCAAGCCTACACCTGTGAGGCCAAGTGTGGCTCTGTCATCAAGGCCAAGCAAACAGAGGTCAAAGTCTTCTGTGGGTATACTATACATCCTCAGAAAGATGACTTAACTTTGTGTAGTTCAATGTATTTACTTTGAGTTTGTATGTTATGAGAAGGAAGAAAGAAATGTGCTTGTCATTGGCCACTTTTTACAGAAGTCCAATGCCAGTTTGATATAATTTATTACATTTTGTTTGGAAATGTCCAGATGAAAATAAAGTTAATTGGGGTTGTTTGTAATTTGCCTTACACTTGTTCAGTGGTACCAAGGCGTGGCACAATACATTCTAAAGGTTTATGTTGATATAGCAACTGTTTTGCTCAGTGTGGGGTAATGCTTAGGTTCACTTCACTGACTTGGAAAGAGTACAGTGACCCTTTGTAGGAGGTTGGAAGAATAAGCATCCTCTTATGAAACCAAACGTAAGACTTAAAGCCTGAATGATCACTCGAAAACCATGCTGCTCTCCCACACAACATGGGCAGAAGTCCAGTTTGTTTTTTGCCGGAATGCACTGGTATCAGTAGTCTAGTTCAATGTGGGAGAGAGATCAACATAAAGTGAAGAATGATAAAAAGTATTCCAGGGTCACTGAAGACTTCTCATATTTCCCGTCGGTGAAATGTAGAGTTTCGCAGAAGCGTTGTCATTGTATTAAAGTGGGTATAAGCGTTAGTGCATTCTAAGCCATTGACTCACATGATTCTATGGAAAGGGCTGTTCCACAAGTTGTGCTGATTAATGCCTCCCTTACTCGCAGTctttttaaaaatctgctatcttACGGAAATGTGTCAGTTCCCCATATCGGCACGTCACAATCTGAAACACCCCATCATTAAACCTCCAAAGTGAAGAGTCTACCCTTTAACATGACTGACTAACTCGCTCACAGCTCTTTCTGGTCTCATGTACTTTAAGCCACATATTGATATTTTCATCTgcccatttctctctcccccccagctTTCCCCTCGGACCCTATCATCGAGAACCCTGGACCCTTTCTGGAAGACAGGAAGGCCACCTTATATTGTTCTGTAGCCGATGTCTACCCAGCCAGTCACATGCAGATTCAATGGCTCGATGGGGAAACTGAGCTACACTCCAGTGTGGGTCAGTACTCCAGTGAGCTCCAGAATGTGACGTCAACGTTCTCTTTTTCGGTGGAACCAGAGGATCAGGGGAGACGGATCACCTGCAGAGTCGGTCTTCAGATGGACGTAGTCCATCAAAATCGGAGCGAGAGGCAGGCGGTGACTGTACTGGAGCTCCACTGTAAGTGGTTGTACAGATTATTGAAGTCTAGCTCAAATCATGAATTGTTGATGCCCTTGGCCATTGGGTGGATACGTTTATTGATGGTCCTAGAGAGCCGCAGGGTGGTGCAGGCCTTTGTTCCACCCCAGCATCATAACACACCTGATCCACTCATTGTGTTCTGAATGGAGGACCATGAACAGTTGATTGCTTAAATCACTTGTATTTACCCTGGGGTGTCCACACACTGCCCTTGGAGCTTTAAATTTAGGGAATCTGTCATGCCAAACTTCAGTCCTTGAGGTGTTAATGGCGGTTGTGTAGTGCGGGTTTCGGAAGCCTTATAACCTATATGTGTTTTTATAAACCTAAACTGAGTCTGATGTTTGCTGTGCAGATGCCCCCAGGGGAACCACCATCACAGTGAGTCCAGCCAGTGAGGTGAAGGAAGGGGAGAACGTGACGGTGTCCTGCCTGTCGGACGGCGCTCCAGTGGGATGGATGGTGCTAAGGAGACTCTCTGAGGACCAGGATGTAAAGCTCCAGTCCCACAACGGCTCCTCCAcctccttcaccctctcctctgccctgctAGCAGACTCTGCTCTCTACCAGTGTGAGGCCTTCAATGAGCACGGCAGCCAGATAGCCAGCACACACGTTACAGTCAAAGGTGGGTGCCAGGCTTCCGGCATGCACACACCACATTCTTCTTTTATTTCACTACCATGCATTCATACTGGCAACAACAGGAAACTTTCCCAAACCCCAGTTCGTTTTTTTGGTTCTTTAATTAAGGTACTGTTCTCTACACCGACAGGCTTTTttgttttcacttcctgtttagtATTGTTTGCTGTCGTGGTTTGGAGCGTGGCCTTTTCCTTGTCATGTCACAGCTGTCGGTATCTAAGAACGTgatgttgttttttttttttttttttttttttttttttttacctttatttaactaggcaagtcagttaagaacaaattcttattttcaatgacggcctaggaacagtgggttaactgcctgttcaggggcagaacgacagatttgtaccttgtcagctcggggatttgaacttgcaaccttccggttactagtccaacactctaaccactaggctacgctgccgccccaatgTTTAAGTTAGCCATTGGCTGTAGTGTTGTCACACCTTTCCAAAAGACACTTATATGACACTTAACACTGCACAGGAACTCAACAACATGAAATGACATAACGTAATTCTAGATAATGGTTCTATAGAGCTTGTCTCATTGACATTTCACACATTGCTGTCAGTAATTTCACACATTTTGCTCAGCAATCTACTTTTTAGCGGACggtaatgttatgttgtattgCAAACTGCCAAAAGACTGAATGTCTGAATGTATAGACTGCACTATAACTGCACTGCACCATATTCATATTTGCTTTTAATTTGTTTTCTCAAGGCAGTGTCTTCCCTCAGTATTCAAGTGTGTTCTATTTAACTTTTGTCCAGCACCTCCTAGGAATACAACAGTTCTGGTCTATCCGTCCACTGAGGTTCAGGAAGGCCAAAATGTCACCGTATGCTGTCGCTCTGTTAGTTTCCCCCCACCTGTTGTGGTTTTGAGAAAACTGAACAATGGCACAGAGCTCTACTCCCTGGATGGGAACTTCCTGCTGGTGAACCTTACGCCCAACGATACAGGCCTATACCAGGTGAATGTGACCAATGACCTGGGCTACGAGACTAAGATCTTCAGCATTAACGTCATGGGTGAGTGAAATGGTTCAGTGTAGAGAGCTCTTTATTTCCCTTCACCGCTTTGAACCCCACGTTCAACTGAGAAATTGGAAACAGAGAGAACGGAGATATCGCTATCCCAAAACAAACAACAGGGGAATTTGAGAACAGTGAAGCTTTAAAAAGTCAAGAAAATTCCATCCACCCATAACAAACACCGGTGTCATTTGAGAGGACTCAAATGCTGTAAAAACATCAAATGCAATTTTTGGCCAATATGCCTCGTCCTCACTATCTCCCTGTTCTTCCCATCTTCCCTTTGCCTGCAGAGAAGCATTCCAGTCCTTCACCCGACTGGAACCAGATAGTCATTCCTGCTGTCTGCGTG
It encodes the following:
- the LOC129810985 gene encoding vascular cell adhesion protein 1-like — translated: MYLILLWVLILPVTAFAFHMELKPKSGLLKVGDRHELQCSVKDCNEKVTISWALLEDKPMFAKIHTSGSESVAVFDPVEKAHDDTLLCKGSCGESTKQHRAVVKVYSFPEAPVISGHDRLLLGQTNTLTCEVTDAYPAEHLRLEWLRGDSMLQTDAESVVSTYTFTPTPEDKEASITCRATHDQEGVPDDEKTKETSVSLTVLYAPQITSISELTVVRVGSSPTLLCHAEGNPRPEIQWKAIGSHGQAVIVGQSEELVLTEITLVDSGQYECVASNTLGNITASVNVIVEAPPTNTSIKVSPASKVKEGENVTVSCLSDGAPVGRMVLRRFSEDQDVALQSSNGSSTSFTLSSALLADSALYQCEAFNEHGSQKVSTLLFVEAYPLEVEMVSGVMAEMGSKLVLSCLASGCPQPAFSWSSMLGMPVHSHARNQDSLSQLHLGPLGLAHEQAYTCEAKCGSVIKAKQTEVKVFSFPSDPIIENPGPFLEDRKATLYCSVADVYPASHMQIQWLDGETELHSSVGQYSSELQNVTSTFSFSVEPEDQGRRITCRVGLQMDVVHQNRSERQAVTVLELHYAPRGTTITVSPASEVKEGENVTVSCLSDGAPVGWMVLRRLSEDQDVKLQSHNGSSTSFTLSSALLADSALYQCEAFNEHGSQIASTHVTVKAPPRNTTVLVYPSTEVQEGQNVTVCCRSVSFPPPVVVLRKLNNGTELYSLDGNFLLVNLTPNDTGLYQVNVTNDLGYETKIFSINVMEKHSSPSPDWNQIVIPAVCVGMMVTTTVLVLDNLRRARRKGSYELAKCKPGTA